One segment of Trypanosoma brucei brucei TREU927 chromosome 8, complete sequence DNA contains the following:
- a CDS encoding dynein light chain 2B, cytoplasmic, putative, protein MEFNASTTNERERRIKSVEEVLLRIAKHEGVVGYLVLNPADGRVMRYSGFSSDERKVKKYADKINGFTALAASTIRTIDWKDDLTFLRMGLGLTEILIAPDVNKQYVLIVVQEIRS, encoded by the coding sequence ATGGAATTTAACGCATCAACTACCAACGAGCGTGAGCGGCGAATCAAATCTGTGGAGGAAGTACTGCTCCGCATCGCTAAGCATGAGGGTGTTGTTGGATATCTTGTGCTGAACCCTGCAGATGGGCGAGTTATGAGGTATTCAGGTTTTTCATCAGATGAACGGAAAGTCAAAAAGTATgcagataaaataaatggcTTCACAGCGTTGGCAGCCTCCACCATCCGTACTATTGACTGGAAGGATGACCTAACCTTCCTTCGTATGGGTCTCGGGTTGACCGAAATACTGATAGCACCAGACGTAAACAAGCAGTATGTTTTGATTGTCGTGCAAGAGATCAGATCTTGA
- a CDS encoding 3-methylcrotonyl-CoA carboxylase, putative gives MLRYNVFYHGDFKKVLVANRGEIACRVFRTCREMNIRTVAVCCEGEPNAKHVLEADEAFVLGPPPASTSYLRGDRIICAAKKLQADAVHPGYGFLSENAEFASAVLAAGLKFVGPPPAAMLSMGSKSESKRIMEAAGVPIVPGYYGEDQNPDRLLHEAKTIGFPVLIKAVSGGGGKGMKIVMEETEFHLMLESAKREAINFFKDDRVILERYVMHPRHIECQIFFDSFGNGVFFFERDCSVQRRHQKVIEEAPAPGLSVDMRRRIGDVALTAARAVGYVGAGTVEFIFDTEKDEFFFMEMNTRLQVEHPVTEQVCQVRGRPLDLVRLQLQTAMGLPLGFRQEDISMSGASVEARIYAESPRNGFLPVGGRLRYLKEPPQGNRGTVKVRLDTGFRAGDDVLVHYDPMIAKLVVWGDNRATALEGLRTALASYHIVGVETNIDFLQCCLSNPGFVEGGVTTRFIEDNSVNLLQPREIPNNVLALAAVSYLCSQRGTSTLFWPNRQISQGVCFTVGGNPVVVRVTVSTKMCFTCDFDSSSVTVYVESTTNMPDSSTFIRVTVDGETRFGFTSFVTDSEVAVALPQGFYTLALQPLATDFGSTSAQANGSASVLSPMPGKVTKLLVADGTLVQQGQAILILEAMKMEHVVKASCDGEVKFCVHADGIVGGSTLLAHIASAAV, from the coding sequence ATGCTCCGATACAACGTGTTCTACCATGGAGACTTTAAGAAAGTCCTGGTCGCCAACCGTGGAGAGATTGCATGCAGAGTATTCCGTACCTGTCGCGAAATGAACATCCGTACGGTAGCCGTTTGTTGTGAGGGTGAACCCAACGCGAAGCACGTGTTGGAGGCCGATGAGGCATTCGTCTTGGGCCCACCCCCAGCGTCCACGTCCTATCTGCGAGGCGACCGCATCATATGCGCAGCGAAAAAACTTCAAGCTGACGCCGTGCACCCGGGCTACGGATTTCTTTCCGAAAACGCTGAGTTCGCTTCGGCGGTTTTGGCAGCGGGGCTGAAGTTTGTAGGACCACCGCCGGCCGCCATGTTGTCAATGGGCTCCAAGAGTGAGAGCAAGCGCATCATGGAAGCGGCTGGTGTGCCCATCGTGCCTGGCTACTACGGAGAAGATCAAAACCCCGATCGGCTGTTACATGAGGCCAAAACTATTGGCTTTCCGGTCCTGATCAAGGCTGTTTCCGGCGGTGGCGGAAAGGGGATGAAGATTGTGATGGAAGAAACTGAGTTCCACCTCATGCTTGAGAGCGCCAAGCGTGAGGCCATTAACTTCTTTAAGGATGATCGCGTTATTTTGGAGCGATACGTAATGCACCCCCGCCACATTGAATGCCAAATTTTTTTCGATAGTTTTGGCAAtggtgttttcttctttgagaGAGATTGCAGCGTCCAAAGGCGCCACCAGAAGGTGATTGAAGAGGCCCCGGCGCCAGGTCTCAGCGTGGACATGCGCCGCCGAATCGGCGACGTAGCTTTGACGGCAGCAAGGGCTGTCGGATACGTCGGAGCCGGTACGGTGGAGTTCATATTTGACACTGAGAAAGACGAATTTTTCTTCATGGAGATGAATACTCGCCTTCAGGTGGAACACCCGGTGACAGAGCAGGTGTGTCAGGTGAGGGGGAGGCCATTGGATCTCGTGCGGCTGCAGTTGCAAACGGCAATGGGCCTTCCTCTGGGATTCCGTCAGGAGGACATTTCTATGAGCGGAGCCAGCGTCGAGGCTCGTATTTACGCCGAATCGCCGAGGAATGGGTTCCTTCCCGTGGGTGGCCGCCTACGTTACCTTAAAGAGCCTCCCCAAGGCAACCGAGGTACTGTAAAGGTGCGCTTGGACACGGGTTTCCGTGCCGGTGACGACGTGTTAGTTCACTACGATCCTATGATCGCAAAATTGGTTGTGTGGGGTGACAACCGCGCCACCGCCCTCGAGGGTCTGCGGACGGCACTGGCTTCTTATCACATTGTGGGTGTGGAGACAAATATTGACTTTCTTCAGTGCTGCCTCTCGAACCCCGGCTTCGTCGAGGGGGGCGTGACAACTAGGTTTATTGAGGATAACAGCGTTAATTTGCTCCAACCAAGGGAAATCCCAAATAATGTTTTGGCACTAGCGGCTGTGTCGTATCTCTGCTCGCAAAGAGGCACGTCTACGTTGTTTTGGCCGAACCGCCAGATATCTCAGGGTGTCTGCTTTACTGTGGGTGGAAACCCTGTTGTCGTTCGTGTCACTGTCTCCACAAAGATGTGTTTCACCTGCGACTTTGACAGCAGTTCTGTGACAGTCTATGTTGAGAGCACGACCAACATGCCGGATTCTTCTACCTTCATTAGGGTTACGGTGGACGGAGAAACACGGTTTGGTTTCACGTCATTTGTCACCGACAGCGAGGTAGCTGTAGCACTGCCGCAGGGTTTCTACACGTTGGCCCTGCAACCTCTGGCCACAGACTTTGGGAGTACTTCTGCTCAGGCCAACGGCTCCGCGTCCGTGCTCAGCCCTATGCCTGGGAAGGTCACAAAGCTGCTCGTTGCCGATGGTACGCTTGTGCAGCAGGGTCAGGCAATACTTATACTTGAGGCGATGAAAATGGAGCATGTTGTGAAGGCATCATGTGACGGAGAGGTGAAGTTTTGCGTTCATGCAGATGGCATAGTCGGAGGAAGCACTTTACTTGCCCATATTGCCTCTGCTGCAGTTTAA
- a CDS encoding chaperone protein DNAJ, putative produces MYVCVLASGSQFPLTFLLLSLTTKELLTMMRRACRLLQCAERGPFDPYRILGLQHTASKDDIKKAYRRLALRFHPDGGPEGNKERFQAVQEAYEALKDGKWSPPASAKSAEGGNGTGAWDAKVGMYVYERPGSTTENYVNGRTQTLLRMCVVWTTAFILVRSFLLWVFPYRRTSPTVDWIDGVLDGKEYGDVGAVSALNMHGGRVPPQSHSVHADGDERIGSFYSYGSSS; encoded by the coding sequence atgtatgtgtgcgtgttagCATCTGGATCCCAATTTCCCCTcacttttctcctcctttctttaacCACAAAGGAACTCTTGACCATGATGCGCCGTGCCTGTAGGCTCTTGCAATGTGCAGAGCGGGGGCCATTTGACCCCTACCGCATTCTCGGCCTTCAACATACCGCAAGCAAAGATGACATCAAGAAGGCTTACCGTCGCCTCGCGCTTCGCTTTCATCCCGATGGCGGCCCAGAGGGTAACAAAGAACGATTTCAGGCGGTGCAGGAGGCCTACGAGGCGCTGAAGGACGGGAAGTGGAGCCCACCGGCATCTGCCAAAAGCGCGGAAGGGGGGAATGGAACAGGCGCGTGGGATGCGAAGGTGGGGATGTACGTGTACGAGCGGCCAGGCTCCACGACAGAAAACTATGTGAATGGTAGGACACAGACATTGTTGCGCATGTGTGTGGTATGGACAACAGCATTTATATTGGTTCGTTCGTTTCTTCTCTGGGTGTTTCCATATCGTAGAACATCACCAACTGTGGACTGGATTGACGGTGTGCTCGACGGTAAGGAATACGGGGACGTTGGCGCTGTTTCAGCGTTGAACATGCATGGGGGGAGGGTCCCTCCCCAGTCCCACTCCGTCCACgctgatggtgatgaaaGAATAGGATCTTTTTATAGTTATGGTTCGTCGTCTTAG